One window of Solanum stenotomum isolate F172 unplaced genomic scaffold, ASM1918654v1 scaffold28337, whole genome shotgun sequence genomic DNA carries:
- the LOC125851649 gene encoding F-box protein PP2-B3-like isoform X3 produces MNPFTMLPEGCISEIISFTTPVDTIRSSVISRGFKAAAESDVVWDKFLPSDHQNIVSRSVSPILFDNKKDLYFRLSESPIFLDEDKMQSFWLDKTNGKKCYLLSSRQLTISFSDTELFWEHTFDADSRYPRYDWNSRVIIRNKLCSLFSVQSIGEVPWP; encoded by the exons ATGAATCCTTTTACAATGTTGCCGGAGGGCTGCATATCGGAGATAATTTCATTCACAACTCCGGTAGACACCATTAGATCATCAGTTATATCGAGAGGATTCAAAGCTGCAGCGGAATCTGATGTCGTATGGGATAAATTTCTACCGTCCGATCATCAAAATATAGTTTCCAGATCAGTTTCTCCAATACTTTTTGACAACAAAAAGGACCTTTACTTTAGACTCTCTGAGTCTCCTATCTTTCTCGATGaggataaaatg cAGAGTTTTTGGCTTGACAAAACAAATGGGAAGAAATGTTATCTACTCTCTTCAAGGCAATTGACAATTTCTTTTTCAGACACTGAGTTATTTTGGGAACACACATTTGATGCAGATTCAAG ATATCCGAGGTATGATTGGAACTCGAGAGTTATCATCAGGAACAAATTATGCAGCTTATTTAGTGTTCAAAGTATCGGAGAGGTACCATGGCCTTGA
- the LOC125851649 gene encoding F-box protein PP2-B3-like isoform X2: MNPFTMLPEGCISEIISFTTPVDTIRSSVISRGFKAAAESDVVWDKFLPSDHQNIVSRSVSPILFDNKKDLYFRLSESPIFLDEDKMSFWLDKTNGKKCYLLSSRQLTISFSDTELFWEHTFDADSRFPEVALLNNVDLLDIRGMIGTRELSSGTNYAAYLVFKVSERYHGLESTNAMVRFVNQENEDEAEE; the protein is encoded by the exons ATGAATCCTTTTACAATGTTGCCGGAGGGCTGCATATCGGAGATAATTTCATTCACAACTCCGGTAGACACCATTAGATCATCAGTTATATCGAGAGGATTCAAAGCTGCAGCGGAATCTGATGTCGTATGGGATAAATTTCTACCGTCCGATCATCAAAATATAGTTTCCAGATCAGTTTCTCCAATACTTTTTGACAACAAAAAGGACCTTTACTTTAGACTCTCTGAGTCTCCTATCTTTCTCGATGaggataaaatg AGTTTTTGGCTTGACAAAACAAATGGGAAGAAATGTTATCTACTCTCTTCAAGGCAATTGACAATTTCTTTTTCAGACACTGAGTTATTTTGGGAACACACATTTGATGCAGATTCAAG ATTTCCAGAGGTAGCATTACTCAATAACGTCGATTTACTAGATATCCGAGGTATGATTGGAACTCGAGAGTTATCATCAGGAACAAATTATGCAGCTTATTTAGTGTTCAAAGTATCGGAGAGGTACCATGGCCTTGAATCGACAAATGCAATGGTTAGATTCGTTAATCAAGAGAACGAGGACGAGGCTGAAGAATGA
- the LOC125851649 gene encoding F-box protein PP2-B3-like isoform X1, protein MNPFTMLPEGCISEIISFTTPVDTIRSSVISRGFKAAAESDVVWDKFLPSDHQNIVSRSVSPILFDNKKDLYFRLSESPIFLDEDKMQSFWLDKTNGKKCYLLSSRQLTISFSDTELFWEHTFDADSRFPEVALLNNVDLLDIRGMIGTRELSSGTNYAAYLVFKVSERYHGLESTNAMVRFVNQENEDEAEE, encoded by the exons ATGAATCCTTTTACAATGTTGCCGGAGGGCTGCATATCGGAGATAATTTCATTCACAACTCCGGTAGACACCATTAGATCATCAGTTATATCGAGAGGATTCAAAGCTGCAGCGGAATCTGATGTCGTATGGGATAAATTTCTACCGTCCGATCATCAAAATATAGTTTCCAGATCAGTTTCTCCAATACTTTTTGACAACAAAAAGGACCTTTACTTTAGACTCTCTGAGTCTCCTATCTTTCTCGATGaggataaaatg cAGAGTTTTTGGCTTGACAAAACAAATGGGAAGAAATGTTATCTACTCTCTTCAAGGCAATTGACAATTTCTTTTTCAGACACTGAGTTATTTTGGGAACACACATTTGATGCAGATTCAAG ATTTCCAGAGGTAGCATTACTCAATAACGTCGATTTACTAGATATCCGAGGTATGATTGGAACTCGAGAGTTATCATCAGGAACAAATTATGCAGCTTATTTAGTGTTCAAAGTATCGGAGAGGTACCATGGCCTTGAATCGACAAATGCAATGGTTAGATTCGTTAATCAAGAGAACGAGGACGAGGCTGAAGAATGA